The genomic interval ACGGTTAAATGTAACTTAGAATCCCAGATTTGCtctaagaaataaaatctgataAAAACACAGTGGATTAGAGATGCAGATACAGTAGAAAGGCTTAGAATCTGAGAGCACCTATATTAATTCACCTACAATAAGGtgaggggagaagaaaaacattaagcTAACATCACATAGTCAGCAAGTCTGAGTTAACTAGAAATAGTCCGATATGAAAATcgttgaatcatagaatggcctgggatgaaaaggaccataatgatcatctagtttcaaccctcctgccatgggcaggctcaccaaccaccagaccatttcagaaaatgctgaaattatttGGTAATATACTAATAGTTAATTGATAGAAATTCCGGAGTACTGCTGCTTTAAGTATTAACAACTTGAAGCTGGTGAAGTATTGCAGTGAAAAAccatgaaatgttttttatgCAAGCTATTTGTAATATTCTTTGCCAACAGTGCTGACGGATTTGGCCAATCCTACGGGCCATACCAAGTTAAGTCTGAAAGAACTCAGCTCATCTGACATCATGCCTTATTTTTGTCTGCTGTATTTGTAGTGCTGTGGAAGTATTTAATAAATCAATTGCAAAATAATATAAACTGAAATTTATCGTTCACTTAAAAGGATACTTTGAAGTAAGAAAAACACGTTTTAGGCTTACAGTATCTAAGAACGCTTTAAAATTTTGGAGTTAATTCAACATGATCTATATAAGAAGAAATGGCCTTAGCTGAACTTAAAGCATACGTGTTTGTATCTATTTTGTGAAGTAATGGCTTCTGACTTAAACATCTGTGGGTGATTATTGATTTGAGAATTCGTGTTTTCTGGTCAGACTTAATGCTAGTAAGATGTACATGATCCTCTGTTAAATTGACAGTGGAAGATGTGCATTAGTTCTATTAGAAAGTAATCAAGCACAGAATCAACAAAGTTGGATAAGACCTccaagattatccagtccaatTGTCCACCAATCACCAGTATTTCTCCACTAAACCAGGTCCCTTAGTGCAACatgtaaatgtttcttgaacatctccagggatggtgacatCACCACAccctggacagcccattccagtgcttcaccattcTTATGGAGAAGTTCTTCCTAACATGCAACATGAATCTCCCatagtgcaacttgaggccatttcctcaaATCCCATTGCTAGTTACAGGAGAGGAAGCTGACCCCCACCCCACCACAACTTCTTTCAGAGAGTTccagagagcagtaaggtctccctgacccatctcttctccagactgaacagtcccagctccctcaccTGCTCCTCGtgtaaggcctgtgctccagacccctcaccagctttgttgcccttctccgaacacactccagggcctcaatgtctttcttgtagtgaggagctTAAAATTGAAtgcagtactcaaggtgtggcctcaccaaaGCTGAGGGTCgcttccttgctcctgctgtcagcactatttctgatagaatgcaggatgccattggccttcttggccacctgggcacattgctAGCTCATGTTCAGCAGTGTGTTGACCAACATTCCCAGGTCTGTTTCTTCCGCACCGTCTAAAAGCTTTTGTGTCCCAAGCTTGTAGAGTTACCTGAGGTagttgtggccaaagtgcagaattcagcacttggtcttgttaaacTTAATCCCATTGGCCCAGCTCAGCAATCCAGGTcaaatattctattttaaatttgtttatttaggAACGAGTTCTTTCTTCATAAAGTCTATCCAGGCGATGcatacaaaatgcatttcttaaaGTAATGGTCTTTGTGTGTTTTGATTATctaatttctgattttcaaatttCCATTGTAGTTTGATTTGGTGTGAACTAATACTTCCATTAAATGTGTGAAAACCTTTAGAAAGTCTAAACATATAATGCGATCCAAAGTGTGACGcagttttctgttgttcctCCTGTAGTTCCCCACcctctcaaaagaaaaaattaaagaaacgTACTGAAATGATGAAATTCCAAAAGCATCACTTTAACAAAACCAGTTTCATGCTGTGGTATGTGTTGGTAAACTTTCAaagttttttaaagttttttacTCACTGTTTCAATTAAGTATAcctggaggaagaggagcaagTGTGGGACAGTTAGtgtcttcctttcattttcatctcttctgctgtgtttattaaaaaaaaaaaaaaaaaaaaaaaaaaaaaaaaaaaacaagaaaacaacaacaacaaaaaaacaaccaataaCACTAAGGCCTGTCTAGAAATTGTACTCAACTGGTGTGTATATctaacttgcttttttttttgtcaatagGGATAGtactgaaatatgtattttggaGTAGagctctctctcttcctctgtgtTTACAACTGCTGTTAACAAAGCTGTTTATGatagagacaaaaaaaagaaatcagaaaatccGAATACTCTTGTGAGAATGCCACTTGCTAAGGATGTAGGCTTTTTACTTCAACAGAGTGAgatttgccaaaaaaaaaaaaaaaaacgtgttGAATGCTCAACTGGTTTTAAGTCCTTCATCCATTTATACTGTCATTACTTATTAACCTACTGACTACTCTGGATTAAGCTCTTGAGCTGGTTGTTTCTCAGGTGTCTAAAATAAGCTGCAGTGGGTCGTGTCACACATCTGAGCCTAATACTGTTTGGAAAAGTGAATACTGTAATATgtaaaatgcataaaatgtCTTCTGTGTTTTAACAGATTGGCAAAATGAGGTATGTCAGTGTTCGTGACTTTAAAGGGAAAGTTTTAATTGATATTAGAGAATATTGGATGGATCAAGAAGGTGAAATGAAGCCTGGCAGAAAAGGTACTGTTCTGTTTTATATTGTTGTGTATCAAAACATTGCTTACAAGTTACTGGGAAATTTTGTGTCAGATTTATATAGTTTGTTACTGCATGATATTTTTAggataatatttttaattataaaaaatgattAGTTTTACCTGGagataaaagcaacaaaagcagaGTTGGCCTGAGTCCATTTTTCTAAGTGGATCTTGCACAATTTATGGAAATACAGCATCAATTAAAATTTATTGTAGCaaccatacttttttttcccctctgttcctTAAATCagtttcttactttttttccaatagGATCTCTATTTCTAAATAGACTGAAAAggtttaattttatttggaatAATGTATTAAGTGTTTTAAAACAAttgtgtttttcagtttttatttaatttcagattaaaataacagaaacatttcataTAACACTTTCTGTGTCTGTTtaacctgcagcacagcacataaGCCTTTAGTCTTTAGTTACCACTGCCCTATCTGATTCTTATAGCATCATTTTAATGGACCATTTTCAGGACTTTTGCTATCTGTGAAGTAAGGATGGGTTGACCATTGCAGTAGTAGTGCTTTTCTTAATGTCTTGTTGCTTCTTTAGAaacatattatttttcatattgtaCCAATGAAACAGGTTAGCACGAATTGTTCTGTTCTGAAGATGGAAGTCATTTAATCTAGAATCAGCATAAGGGTTATTGTATTTTCCTGGTGTGTCCAGGAGCAACACAGTGAACAAACACTTGGAAAGCTTGTGAATTGTTTTCAGCGTATCTTAAATAACCACTGTAGGTTTATGTGAACAGGTTGTACAAGGAGGTCTTTGTTGAATGTGTTACTGCAACTTAGCAAAAGTGGTTGCTCCAAGCTTGAAGGGCTAAATTGttcttttcacttctacctCAAGATACACCAATTGAAAGCTTGAGTGGGAAACCACAGTGATTCTTAATGGACAGGCAAATTCACAAAAATTATGTGATACAGGTGAAAATGTTTGTAGTGGCATCAAACAAGTCTGGATTTAATTAGGATAAAATTGCTAACCAGATATAGCATCTGAGTGATATTCTAGTGGTACACTTGAAGGCTGCTTATGTAGGAATCCTGAAAAAAGGATACAATTGtaaatttgtaataaaaatagaagaaatctGATTGTTAGAAATTTATGTCAGACTATTTCAGCCAGCAGGTTTGAAATACATGCCTGCATACAGTCCTTAGGATATGTTGTTTGGGCCAACTTGATGATATTTTTTATCCTAGCAATGCCTGGCTAACTTTTCAGAACCTTTCCCCTAAGAACTGTTGGAACAACTGCTTAAAGCAGAGACATGCAGATgattttctgcttaaaataattgtgattctatgatggaaCTCTGGTGGTAAtaagaaagggggaaaataataaaaaaataattaaaaaaaaaaaaaaagagacgcTCCCCAGAGGTGGAATTAACAGTTTCACCTGTTTTCAAGTCCTGCTCTGTGTACAGGGAGAAGGCAATGAATTGACTGAGGGATAGAGAGGGGGTAAATATTAGAAGAGCCTCGCTGCAGAGAGTGTGGTAGGCGTGTGAGTCTCTGCTTGCGTAGAGTTGGCATAGAGATTGTAGGGAAGGAGTGAGGAGGGTAAAGCACAATGGAAATGTGGTCTGTAGCTCGAACAAGTAAATGTTCAGAACTGAGGAGATGGATTGAGGGGGGCTAATTAGTTGAATGTCATAAGCATTTGTGGTGATCTTAAATTGAACAGCAAGAACAAAGGCAGCTAAGCAAGATGTTCTATGTTAAGTTGTGAGTGCTAGGATTCATTCTTCATGgtgcattaagaaaaaaggagaaacaataACTAACCAGAATCATGTTACATCATAAATACATGAAGTTCCATCCACAGAGGTTGGCTTTTAGGAGCAAATAGAAATACAGTTGGTTTCCTACATCTCACACAGGGCTTTTGTGCTGCCTCCTTTCAGATCCAGAgctctgtttctcttcctgtaTTTATGAAACATGTGTGAATGAATTTatgttgttgcttgttttctttgtaaggTAAACTTTTCTAGAGATAGGCAATTTCTAAAGTATTCCAAGTAAGTGGTTTCAGTCTGTTACTAAATTTGATGTATCTGGAGCATTAATAATTGTGATGTAGGCTTTGTGTATGAAATCAGTCTGGGTTGTAAGTACACAAGATACTGAACTacggttttctttttttgtactaaatatttgtttttaatgcatttcaggtatttctTTAAATCCAGAGCAGTGGAACCAGCTGAAGGAACAGATTTCTGATATTGATGATGCAGTAAGAAAATTGTAAAGACAGAGCCATACAGAAATCTTTATCACGTTAGTTGTTTCAAGCAGTCTTTTTACattggcttttgttttctaaaatattgttttccaaGCTATTGTATATTTGGATTGCGAAACAATTtgtaaaatgaataatttttttatgtGCATTAAACATGTATTCTGAGTGAGGCTAATTGTGTATACTTTACTGAAAGGAAATGTGTTGCTTTCACCTCATGGTGTAAAATAAACAAGTCAAGTAATATGTAAagctctttgtgtttgtttgtggcCTTTTGTTTAAAGCTGTTTGCTGACAAGGCCACCAACTAATTGTAGGCTTTTTAAATTTAGTTAATAGttactgattttgttttctaaggggatttgaaaaatgtctgtttaaattttttgttttgtttcatatcCTTTGCTGTTTCCCTCAGCTTTCAGCTTTAAAACTTGATACAAACAGTGAATACCTGGTAAAACACACTTTTGTAGataattttaaatactgtatttgcTAATTTACCCTATTTATTCAGATGTAAACAGTCCTGAGTATGTAGACTTTCTTGCATATTTGCATGAAGTGTTATGCTGAACAGTAACACTGGAACACCATCCACACATCATCTGTTCTAGTTTTTGTATAGCTTGCTTGACTGAAGAAATACAATTAGACTTTATTCAAGGTCTCTAGGTCTTAGAATGCGATGCATAAACTTTTACAGTAATAGACATATACCTCAGAGTAAGacagtatttaaaatgcttcCAGACTTGGTTATTAGTTTAGGTACCCTTTTCAAACTTTGCATTAAATTTATTCTTGAACTCATACTGATTACTTACTCTatagaaaacaagatttaataTGTCTTTGTAGACAtctggttctgtttgtttgagAGTATTGTGTGAACAACACTGCTTAAACCAGGCTGTAACACAGGTTAAACAGTCACACAGCCAAAAGATCAGGTTATCATGCCCTTGCCCTGCCCTCACTGCCTGACCAGATCATTTGACTTGGCTTGCCTTGAGCAGCTTACATGTGCACAACTTTTATCTTTTTAGAGACAGTGCTTACAATGGAGTGCTGGTACGTAGTGAATCCATGACTCTAGCAGACTTCAATCATTCACCAGTGTACTATTCTGATAAGAGAAGCTTCTATCCAGTGGGGATTCTGTTAGACTAGGTGTTGCCTCAAATTAAGGAGATGTTTGTAGGTGTTGTGGTTATAGAATGAAAAAGGGAGAATATGATGTTTGTATAAAACCTGAAGAGATAATGGGCGCTCCAGTAGAGAAATTAACATTGAAGAATCAAAGCTGACAGAAAAACTACAGTGAAGAAGAACCATTCCATtagcagaaatggaaaagaattcaTTGTTTGACTGCAGTTAACAGAAAGAAGGTGAACCAACTTCATGAGAATTGACATTTCAAGAATATGTAATGAATGTACAATTTTTTGCTTCCCATGATTTTTCCACTTGATGGAAAACTTAgaagtgtttttaaattttatatagGTAAACAAGATTTGCTACTTAATTCTGGAGTAACGAAATGCAGTTGTTTATACTGAAGACATGCATGGACATCCTGTTCTGCTAAGTGCCATATGCAGATTGTTCTTGTGCTGCAGAATTTATAATTCAGTACACATGCTTTATGAAGGGTGAGAGAAAGTGACTTAATGATATTAAATATGTGTTGTTTAATTTGAATATTATGTAAGGTATGTCATTCTGCTTTATAACTTACTGAAATATGAATTTAGGAACTACAGTGAGGGTGAATAAAAAGTGAAGAGGTGTCTTACTGTAGCTGCACTGTTTCTGGGCACAACTTTCTTCAACTGCTAATGACATGCAGGGACATGTGGACCAAAatagacaaaaatgaaatacctgTTAACATCAGTGCATGAAATAAATTGCTTTAGGTCTCTGAGAAGttctagggtttttttttgtttgtttgtttttttttttttttttttttttgctgttgttgttgttgttttaatttgcagtatgtatttgcagtttttttttcctttaaatacaAAAGTTCTGTGACCAGATTGTATCTTGTAACCTTAAAACCTTCGTATGGGTACCTTGACATGCATGATTATCACAATGGAAGGAACATTGTCTTCAGTTAGATTACTGTGGTAATAAGTAATTGGATGGCAGTTGTATATCAGAGTATGAGACAATTATGTTCAGGAAGGTGAAGAATTAAATTCATTCATTTGGAGAGAGTAAGTGAAAAAGTATTGTGATTAGTTCTCTTGTGGAAACTTGTGACGCAATTGTTCAAATAAATTACTCCCAGTTCTTACAAGACAACACTTACTGTATTTGTGGGGATATCTACCAGAGCTGCTTAGCCCATTTTATAGATAAAATTTGAGGCACTTTGATTTTACTTGGCTTGTGTACTGAAAAATAGCTTTCCAATCTGCCAGTTATATTTCTGCCTGTAATATggattaaaatatatatattttacttgAGCTGATGTTAACATCTGTATGATGTTCTACCAAAAAGGGTAGCTAAATTAAATTGTCAGTTTTTCAGATGAATTGTGAGGAAATTCTTTCCACTTCAAATGACTGATGGCTAATTAGTTGACTTGTATTTTAAACACTCAGTGTTACTTTGAAATTAATGGTTGTGATTTGTCGTGTGTTGTCTTCAGCTGTACTACTTCTTACTTGAAAACTCCAATTTTTGGGTacagattattttcttgcaGATGAAATAGTACTTAGGGTACAAGTAGAAGAAAATTGTGCATGTATGAAAAGGCTAATGTGAGGTAAAAATAAACACTACTCCTTTTCCCACTGAAGTTGTTAAAGAAAGATGCATTTGTTACATGATACTGATGCAGGGCATATTAGCAATGTGTTTTATGAATTTAATTACAGTTaatcagaggaggaaaaatacatCAGTTAGACCAGCCAAAGTACTGTGCATTTGCTAAATCAAACTGTAATGTATGATGTTGCTCTTATGTAGAAATATTCatattgaaatttaaaaatgcagcacTAAGTTTGATATTTCTGTTACAGGAAATGCCCCAGTTGTGTGATTCTTATGTgatctgttggaaaaaaaaaaattgggaacTGTAATTCTGGTGACTTAAATGTCATATTGTTAACCATGTagaatgttttatgttttgttctgtgatcTCTACTGCAGAGAGACCACTGGAAATACGAGCCCTCCAATTGTAATTTTAATGTTCAAATAAAAAAGTTGAATGGCAAATGTGTAATACGAATTTGAACAcctggaaataaatgaagactTCTGTTGAAGTagtgttattttttaactgcactgtttttttcttgtgaaaattGCTGATTGTTTCTTGCAACTATTGTAATTTGGGAATTAGAATACTTAATGTTGTGTTGGGTCTGTGTTTGTGGGAGGTGGTTTGGCTGTGTAGCCCAAAGGAtagaagttttttctttttgaatagaACAATTATCTTGCAAATATGGAAGCAGCAGATAGGAACACATTTTCAAACCCTGAGCAGAAGGGCTTGAAAAGTCACTTTTGTTAAGAAATCAGGCAATTGTCTTTCCAGTGGAATTTTTTTATCTGACAATAAATGTCACTGTAGACTAGgtagaaaacagctattcaCCCACTGTTTTAAATCACTAATTAGGTTGGTGTGGAAAAATGTCTCTTCGTGCACTCACTGTGACGGGATtatctgattctgtgattgaacCAAACATTTCTTAAAGTAATTTTGATAAGTTCAGCATTTCATGGCCGCAGAAGTAGTAAAGAGTGTAGTTCATAGGGAAGAAACACAATTTGGAGTTGGTAGAAGGTTGTCTATCTGTTACCCATTACTGTCTTCTCCTTACTGATAGGATCCATCTTTGATCCTAGCTCTGGTGACTGCATGCAAAATTGAGTCAGCTGACGTGTCCCAAAGGAGACTTTCTTCATTCTATCTTATGCTTTTCCCTGCAGGCAGATACTAACAACTTGAAAAAATGCTATGGGGAGACAGTTCCTgagtaaaaatgaattattacCTGGACGTTCGCCTGTTGCCAAAACAAGGGCATTTGTAATTGCAAATGGTTGATGGAAGGCAAGCAGTTGCTTTTGTAGCCTGAAAGACACTCTTAAACtgccaagtggaaaaaaaacaaaagcgTAAAGACTTACCCTCTTGTCCCTAAGTAGGGATGCATGCCTACaccttcattctttttttttttcttttttttttttttttttttctatttaatgcATGTTGGTTTTGTCTGTGATCTTTATGTTGTGTAGCCCTGGTTGCATAGAGCTGTTCCTCCTGGTGTATTGTGTCACTCTGAAACTGCCAGAGGGAGAATGCACGGGTGTCTTTTTTCTGATCTTGGCACATCTGTGACATTACTGCTCCATGGTAATAGCAGCATTTTACCTATAAGAAGAAATTGCAGTGAGCTGTGGAAAATGATTTATCTGTTAAGATTTTTTGGGAATAACGCTTTAGAGCGGAATTTTGTAGATAAGTTATATAGCTATGAATTTGTTCATGGCATTTTAACTTTGtgttgctgctctgcaggaaacaaatgtatggtttttttttttttttttttttttttttttttttttttcttcagtgatccCCACAGTTCTGCAACTCCTTTATATTATTGTTGAACATGCTCTGGttacagcttttgaaaataGACTTATTAAACTTAGGCTTGGATGCATTTCTAGTAGTTTATGTCAGGTTCAGATTCGTAGGTTGTTTTCTTAATGAAGACCGTTTG from Lagopus muta isolate bLagMut1 chromosome Z, bLagMut1 primary, whole genome shotgun sequence carries:
- the SUB1 gene encoding activated RNA polymerase II transcriptional coactivator p15, which gives rise to MPKSKELVSSSSSASDSDSEVDKKAKRKKQAVPEKPVKKQKTGESSKGAASSKQSSNRDENMFQIGKMRYVSVRDFKGKVLIDIREYWMDQEGEMKPGRKGISLNPEQWNQLKEQISDIDDAVRKL